A genomic segment from Desulfuromonas thiophila encodes:
- a CDS encoding AI-2E family transporter produces the protein MPSQLPRSRRFYLSLDRRLISLLTLLALLLLIGNRLQAVLTLFGIAFLIAYVLDPLADLLERRGLGRNLAVVMIFATFSLLGSLLLWLVLPRVLVELAQLAQATPAYADWAQQQLTRLAALAGVQLDRQFLLGLLAERIGALSSLGQQLLTQLSRQLGALSNLMLELALIPVLVFYFLRDFDRIVERVLINVKQRSRYDLRPYYLHFNRIVARYFRGQLLVAAFLACGYSLVLSLCDVSPALTLGLVAGLLGIVPYLGLVIGLGTALILALMQHGDLLHPLLVLGGFVLVQSIEGNIVTPRLVGASIGLHPAGVIFALMAGGALFGIGGMIVALPVAAFVVVLLEDVWGLNLRGDPGQAETLASGSHPPEPAAEPPAEPS, from the coding sequence ATGCCTTCACAGCTACCGCGCTCCCGCCGCTTTTATCTCTCCCTTGACCGCCGTCTGATCAGCCTGCTGACGCTGCTGGCGCTGCTGCTCCTCATCGGCAACCGCCTGCAGGCCGTGCTGACCCTGTTCGGCATCGCCTTTCTGATCGCCTATGTGCTCGATCCGCTGGCCGACCTGCTGGAGCGGCGCGGGCTGGGACGCAACCTGGCCGTGGTGATGATTTTTGCCACCTTCTCATTGCTCGGCAGCCTGTTGCTGTGGCTGGTGCTCCCGCGCGTTTTGGTGGAACTGGCCCAGCTGGCCCAGGCCACACCAGCCTATGCCGACTGGGCGCAACAACAGCTGACCCGGCTGGCAGCCTTGGCCGGCGTTCAGCTTGACCGCCAATTTCTGCTTGGCCTGCTGGCCGAACGGATCGGCGCCCTGTCGTCCCTGGGGCAGCAGCTGTTGACCCAGCTGTCGCGCCAACTCGGCGCCCTGAGCAATCTGATGCTGGAACTGGCGCTGATTCCGGTACTGGTATTTTATTTTCTGCGCGATTTCGACCGCATCGTAGAGCGGGTGCTGATCAATGTCAAACAGCGCTCGCGCTACGATCTGCGCCCCTACTACCTGCATTTCAACCGTATCGTTGCCCGCTACTTCCGTGGCCAGCTACTGGTGGCCGCCTTTCTGGCCTGTGGCTACAGCCTGGTGCTGAGCCTGTGCGATGTCTCGCCCGCCCTGACCCTCGGTCTGGTGGCCGGCCTGCTCGGCATCGTGCCCTATCTCGGCCTGGTCATCGGCCTGGGCACCGCACTGATTCTGGCCCTGATGCAGCACGGCGATCTGCTGCACCCCCTGCTGGTGCTGGGCGGCTTTGTACTGGTACAAAGTATTGAGGGCAACATTGTCACTCCCCGCCTGGTGGGCGCCTCCATCGGCCTGCATCCGGCTGGTGTGATCTTCGCCCTGATGGCCGGCGGCGCCCTGTTCGGCATCGGCGGCATGATCGTTGCCCTGCCGGTGGCGGCCTTTGTCGTCGTACTGCTGGAGGATGTCTGGGGACTGAATCTGCGCGGCGATCCCGGCCAGGCCGAGACTCTGGCGAGCGGCAGCCACCCGCCAGAGCCAGCGGCCGAACCGCCGGCGGAGCCGTCCTGA
- a CDS encoding MlaE family ABC transporter permease, which yields MRWIARLGAETLRLLEVSGRYGLFLLNSLWCVVTPPYRVAAAVRQIRFIGAHSLFVILFTGLFTGMVLGLQGYYTLTKFGSIGFLGAAVALSLVRELGPVLTALMVIGRAGSAICAEVGIMRNSEQIDALECMAIDPYRFLIEPKVAAAVLVVPLLTCIFDAVGIFGGYLVGVHLFDVSSGSYFQGMYSAVDWLDVRMGLVKSLLFGVLLVWICSAKGFFLHLERDGGFGAEGVSRATTSAVVLSSVSVLVWDYLVSAVML from the coding sequence ATGCGATGGATCGCCCGACTGGGTGCGGAAACCCTGCGCCTGCTGGAAGTCTCCGGCCGATATGGCCTGTTCCTGCTCAACAGCCTCTGGTGTGTGGTTACGCCACCCTACCGGGTGGCGGCGGCTGTGCGCCAGATCCGTTTTATCGGCGCCCATTCGTTGTTCGTCATCCTGTTTACCGGCCTGTTTACCGGCATGGTGCTGGGGTTGCAGGGCTATTATACCCTTACCAAGTTCGGTTCCATCGGTTTTCTCGGCGCAGCGGTGGCCTTGAGCCTGGTGCGCGAACTGGGACCGGTGTTGACAGCCCTGATGGTGATCGGCCGGGCCGGGTCGGCCATCTGTGCCGAGGTGGGTATTATGCGCAATTCCGAACAGATTGATGCCCTGGAATGCATGGCCATCGATCCGTACCGCTTTCTGATTGAACCGAAGGTGGCGGCGGCGGTGCTGGTGGTGCCATTGCTGACCTGCATCTTCGATGCGGTGGGCATTTTTGGCGGTTATCTGGTGGGCGTACATCTGTTCGATGTCAGCTCCGGATCCTATTTTCAGGGCATGTACAGTGCGGTGGACTGGCTTGATGTGCGTATGGGGCTGGTCAAGTCGCTGCTGTTTGGCGTGCTGCTGGTATGGATCTGCAGCGCCAAGGGCTTTTTTCTCCATCTCGAACGCGATGGCGGTTTTGGTGCCGAGGGTGTCAGCCGGGCGACCACCAGCGCTGTGGTCCTGTCCTCGGTGTCGGTGCTGGTGTGGGATTATCTGGTCAGTGCGGTGATGCTGTGA
- a CDS encoding ABC transporter ATP-binding protein: MSTTDEVVIALTAVEKSFGSQKVLDGVSLQVRAGTTTVIVGGSGQGKSVILKHMLGLLQPDAGRVEVFGEDLARCDRRTLQRIRGAFGVLFQNVALFDSMSVYDNVALPLRERTGESETVIRRRVRDKLALMGLEGQEQKFPAQLSGGMKKRVGLARALVLDPKVVFFDEPTTGLDVSRSNEMYRLFFETQKQLNYTAVIVSHDVPKIFKLSDYVALMAQGRLQGCLSPEAFQLSDNPLIRAFVRETMGPIYSSETEEVPRHETLSS, translated from the coding sequence ATGAGCACGACGGACGAGGTGGTCATTGCCCTGACGGCGGTGGAGAAATCCTTTGGCAGTCAGAAGGTGCTCGACGGTGTGTCACTGCAGGTGCGCGCCGGCACCACCACGGTGATTGTTGGCGGCAGCGGCCAGGGCAAAAGTGTGATTCTCAAACACATGCTGGGGTTGCTCCAGCCTGATGCCGGCCGGGTTGAGGTGTTTGGCGAGGATCTGGCCCGCTGCGACCGGCGCACCCTGCAACGTATTCGCGGCGCTTTCGGGGTGCTGTTTCAGAATGTGGCCTTGTTTGATTCCATGAGCGTTTACGACAACGTGGCCTTGCCGCTGCGTGAACGCACGGGCGAGAGTGAGACGGTTATCCGGCGGCGGGTGCGTGATAAACTGGCGCTGATGGGCCTTGAAGGTCAGGAACAGAAATTTCCGGCCCAACTCAGTGGCGGCATGAAAAAACGCGTCGGTCTGGCGCGGGCGCTGGTACTGGATCCGAAGGTGGTGTTTTTTGACGAGCCGACCACGGGGCTCGATGTCAGCCGCAGCAACGAGATGTACCGGCTGTTCTTTGAAACCCAGAAGCAACTCAACTACACGGCGGTGATTGTCAGCCACGATGTGCCTAAAATCTTTAAATTATCTGATTATGTTGCCCTGATGGCTCAAGGTCGGTTGCAGGGCTGCCTGTCGCCAGAAGCCTTTCAATTGTCGGATAACCCGCTGATCCGTGCCTTTGTGCGCGAGACCATGGGGCCGATCTACAGCAGTGAAACGGAGGAAGTGCCACGCCATGAAACGCTATCATCTTGA
- the mlaD gene encoding outer membrane lipid asymmetry maintenance protein MlaD — MKRYHLELVVGLFMLLGFASFAYVSIKLGDIDLFANDHYRVSARFGSIAGLKLGATVQIAGVDVGRVAEIRLHPETYEAQVTLELQRDVVLQEDCIASVRTAGIIGDRYISILPGGSPVLIEAGGEIFETESAISMEELVSKYIFEK; from the coding sequence ATGAAACGCTATCATCTTGAACTGGTTGTCGGGCTGTTCATGCTGCTGGGCTTCGCCAGTTTTGCCTATGTGTCGATCAAACTGGGCGATATCGACCTGTTTGCCAACGATCATTACCGGGTCAGCGCCCGCTTTGGTTCCATTGCCGGGCTGAAACTGGGCGCGACCGTGCAGATTGCCGGCGTCGATGTCGGCCGGGTCGCCGAAATTCGTCTGCATCCGGAAACCTATGAGGCGCAGGTGACGCTCGAATTGCAGCGCGACGTGGTGCTGCAGGAGGACTGTATTGCCTCGGTGCGCACCGCCGGCATCATTGGGGATCGCTACATCAGTATTCTACCGGGTGGTTCTCCTGTGCTGATCGAGGCGGGAGGCGAGATTTTCGAGACGGAATCGGCCATCAGCATGGAAGAGCTGGTCAGTAAATACATCTTCGAGAAATAG
- a CDS encoding MlaA family lipoprotein: protein MEPRLLRRLASLLLSGLLVSLLATAGAMPVLAAVAPSAVAGTLSGPGEDDFIADDPFAEDLYNGELDDAILADPLEPVNRALFWFNDKSYFYLIKPVARGFRLVPEPLRSGVDRMFDNLKAPLRAVSCLLQWRWRQTGVELTRLLVNSTCGLAGFYDPALNWWDLRKQDEDFGQVLGHYGVSGGCYLVLPLLGPSTLRDGLALLPQSYADPLYWMLHRDGLLGCRAGALVNSLSLDADTYESLVREQIDPYLFLRDAYLQRRAAQVRD, encoded by the coding sequence ATGGAGCCGAGGCTGCTGCGCCGACTGGCATCGTTGTTGCTTTCGGGATTGCTCGTAAGTCTGTTGGCCACGGCTGGCGCGATGCCGGTGCTGGCGGCTGTCGCACCATCGGCGGTCGCCGGGACGCTGAGTGGTCCGGGGGAGGACGATTTCATTGCAGACGATCCCTTTGCCGAGGATCTCTACAATGGGGAATTGGATGACGCAATTCTGGCCGATCCCCTCGAACCGGTCAATCGGGCGCTGTTCTGGTTTAATGACAAAAGCTACTTCTATCTGATCAAGCCGGTGGCGCGGGGCTTTCGGTTGGTGCCCGAGCCGCTGCGCAGCGGTGTCGACCGCATGTTTGACAATCTCAAGGCGCCGTTGCGGGCGGTGAGTTGTCTGCTGCAATGGCGCTGGCGTCAGACCGGCGTTGAGCTGACGCGTCTGCTGGTCAATTCCACCTGCGGGCTGGCCGGGTTTTACGATCCCGCCCTTAACTGGTGGGATCTGCGTAAGCAGGACGAGGATTTTGGCCAGGTGCTGGGGCATTACGGTGTCAGCGGTGGCTGCTATCTGGTGTTGCCCCTGCTTGGACCTTCAACCTTGCGCGATGGCCTGGCCCTGCTGCCGCAGAGCTATGCCGATCCGTTGTATTGGATGCTGCACCGCGATGGTCTGCTGGGTTGTCGTGCCGGTGCCCTGGTGAACAGCCTGTCACTGGATGCGGATACCTATGAAAGTCTGGTACGCGAGCAGATCGATCCCTATCTGTTCCTGCGCGACGCCTATCTGCAGCGGCGCGCAGCGCAGGTGCGCGACTAA
- a CDS encoding MlaC/ttg2D family ABC transporter substrate-binding protein has translation MSFTLCTSRLLAVTTLLASLLVALPPMPVQAAGLPAEEPTAVIRQTVDGILEQLRTLPDAQSRRDRISALVRGQFSFELMAQGAMGPYWHQASAQQRSTFVALFTELLEATYMGRITAYTNEQVRYGQQQVRQNRALVETYIQSGNTEIPIFYKLLPHQDRWQVYDVVIEEVSLVRTYRSSYTDILRRRGIPGLLQEMEQKLEQLRAETPPAVEERA, from the coding sequence ATGTCGTTCACCCTGTGTACATCCCGCTTGCTGGCCGTTACCACGTTGCTGGCCTCACTGCTTGTTGCTTTGCCGCCGATGCCCGTTCAGGCAGCTGGTCTGCCGGCGGAGGAACCGACGGCGGTCATTCGTCAGACGGTGGATGGAATTCTGGAACAGCTGCGCACCTTGCCTGACGCCCAGAGCCGGCGTGATCGAATCAGTGCTCTGGTGCGTGGTCAGTTCAGCTTTGAGTTGATGGCCCAGGGGGCCATGGGGCCCTACTGGCATCAGGCCAGCGCCCAGCAGCGTTCAACCTTTGTTGCTCTGTTCACCGAGCTGCTGGAGGCGACCTACATGGGCCGCATCACCGCCTACACCAATGAGCAGGTGCGTTATGGCCAGCAGCAGGTGCGCCAAAACCGCGCTCTGGTGGAGACCTACATTCAGAGCGGCAACACGGAAATCCCGATCTTCTACAAGCTGCTGCCCCATCAGGATCGCTGGCAAGTCTATGATGTGGTCATTGAGGAGGTCAGCCTGGTGCGCACCTACCGCAGCAGTTACACCGATATTCTGCGCCGGCGCGGCATTCCCGGCCTGTTGCAGGAGATGGAGCAGAAGCTGGAACAACTGCGTGCCGAAACGCCGCCGGCGGTGGAAGAACGCGCATGA
- a CDS encoding Crp/Fnr family transcriptional regulator, with translation MMAADEQCLQIKRAFRFFHFLEEADCMQLAEYFECRCLAAGEELWREGERSHYVAFIVTGRIETQKETAFRGKQVVVGVYGQESLVGIVSILTDEPRPVTAKALEACQLLLLSRAAFDRINREEPQLGNRLLKGMLFCLSMRLKQSYERLAAIF, from the coding sequence ATGATGGCTGCCGACGAACAGTGCCTGCAGATTAAGCGTGCCTTCCGCTTCTTTCATTTTCTCGAAGAGGCCGATTGCATGCAGTTGGCTGAATATTTTGAATGCCGCTGTCTGGCGGCAGGGGAAGAACTCTGGCGTGAGGGTGAACGCAGTCACTATGTCGCCTTTATCGTCACCGGTCGCATCGAAACCCAGAAGGAAACGGCCTTCCGCGGCAAACAGGTCGTGGTCGGGGTGTATGGCCAGGAGTCGCTGGTTGGCATCGTCAGCATTCTTACCGACGAACCGCGGCCGGTGACAGCCAAGGCGCTCGAAGCCTGTCAGTTGCTGTTGCTGTCCCGCGCGGCCTTTGATCGCATCAATCGTGAAGAGCCGCAGTTGGGCAACCGCCTGCTGAAGGGTATGCTGTTCTGTTTATCGATGCGGCTGAAGCAGTCTTACGAACGGCTGGCGGCAATTTTTTAG
- a CDS encoding sensor domain-containing diguanylate cyclase — protein MPMSSAPLLPDHRYLQILQQHFGAWHWDSGQHRLHCCPLWLQHLTDIPLPATLGLRTLLRLLHAQDRLLLYQRWRARHENFWCELRLLQQNGSYRWIRLQACRLQDGGDEAVQLVGLSSDIHPQRQAEEQIYDLCQQLQQSEALYRALMQHSSDAIFIFDESGQRLTTCNQRASDLSGYSVEELQRLQRDQLIIGSTAELDPCGNGLHHDLQLRCRDGRLLPVDVSCSRVPVGAHSLLQCVLHDISSRKATEDQLRHLAHHDPLTGLPNRLLLRDRLEQALRKANRNGSQVVLCYLDVDRFKQINDRFGHDAGDCVLCEVARRLRACVRASDTVARLGGDEFVALLQDIDPHTPFDSITDKLIAQLRQPFTLPCLQNDISCSIGISIYPRTSQTIDQLLNHADSAMYQAKQQGLDLQIFSPKTR, from the coding sequence ATGCCAATGTCGTCCGCGCCACTGCTGCCAGACCACCGTTACCTGCAGATTCTGCAGCAGCATTTCGGCGCCTGGCACTGGGACAGCGGTCAGCATCGGCTGCACTGCTGCCCCCTATGGCTGCAGCACCTGACCGATATCCCGCTGCCGGCCACCCTGGGCCTCCGCACCCTGCTGCGTCTGCTGCACGCCCAGGATCGTCTCCTGCTGTACCAACGCTGGCGCGCCCGGCATGAGAATTTCTGGTGCGAACTGCGCCTGCTGCAGCAAAATGGCAGCTATCGCTGGATCCGCCTGCAGGCCTGCCGGCTACAGGATGGCGGCGATGAAGCCGTGCAACTGGTGGGTCTGAGCAGCGACATCCATCCGCAACGCCAGGCCGAGGAACAGATCTACGACCTGTGCCAGCAGCTGCAACAATCGGAAGCCCTTTATCGGGCCCTGATGCAGCATTCCAGCGACGCCATCTTCATCTTTGACGAGTCCGGCCAGCGGCTGACCACTTGCAACCAACGGGCCAGCGATCTAAGTGGCTACAGTGTCGAAGAACTGCAGCGCCTGCAGCGCGACCAGCTGATCATTGGTTCGACCGCAGAACTCGATCCTTGCGGTAACGGCCTGCACCATGACCTGCAGCTGCGCTGCCGCGATGGCCGGCTGCTGCCGGTTGATGTGTCCTGCAGCCGTGTCCCGGTAGGGGCACACAGCCTGCTGCAATGTGTGTTGCACGACATCTCCAGCCGCAAGGCCACCGAGGATCAATTACGCCATCTGGCCCATCACGACCCGCTCACCGGCCTGCCCAACCGCCTGCTGTTGCGCGACCGTCTGGAGCAGGCTCTGCGCAAGGCGAATCGCAACGGCAGTCAGGTGGTCCTCTGCTATCTCGATGTTGACCGCTTCAAGCAGATCAATGACCGCTTCGGCCATGACGCCGGCGATTGCGTGCTGTGTGAGGTGGCCCGGCGCCTGCGCGCCTGCGTCCGCGCCAGCGATACGGTAGCACGGCTGGGTGGCGACGAGTTCGTCGCTTTGTTGCAGGACATCGATCCGCATACCCCCTTTGACAGCATCACCGACAAGCTGATCGCTCAGCTGCGCCAGCCCTTCACTCTGCCCTGCCTGCAAAATGACATCAGCTGCAGCATCGGCATCAGCATCTACCCCAGAACCAGCCAGACCATCGACCAGCTGCTCAATCACGCGGATAGCGCCATGTACCAAGCCAAGCAGCAAGGTCTTGACCTGCAGATATTCAGCCCCAAAACCCGTTGA
- a CDS encoding M23 family metallopeptidase, with the protein MKKSSRLLVVPLILLLAAALFFYLRDMQPPDIALTPAGGPLRSANGLQLQVQDPGAGLRWLRVTAQQGQQQFVLFDQRWSNAPASLDQPLQLDPMLQDGSLTLLVETGDAAPYPFGGGNQTQQLFSFELDNRPPQLTVLSRSHNLTQGGSGLLLFRASEPVSDCGLQIGERFFPAFQQPSGDYLCLFSYPHDAARDSVPRLVAKDRAGNTGNGGFYYHINRRTFAQDQIGISDGFLQQVMPQFRQQFPDAATDLDLFLRVNRELRPANRQRLIELCGNSSSQPLWQGPFLRQPNAATRATFGDVRSYLYQGQKIDQQTHMGIDLASTAQAEVPAANSGRVVFADYLGIYGNCVLVDHGLGLHSLYAHLTRMDVQPGQSIARGQIVGTTGATGLAGGDHLHYEMMIGGLPINPIEWWDPSWMTNNIDSKLQQLAGQPGL; encoded by the coding sequence GTGAAAAAATCCTCTCGTCTGCTCGTAGTTCCCCTGATCCTGCTGCTGGCCGCGGCACTGTTTTTTTATCTGCGCGACATGCAGCCCCCTGACATCGCCCTGACTCCGGCCGGCGGCCCCCTGCGCAGCGCCAACGGCCTGCAGCTGCAGGTACAGGATCCGGGTGCCGGCCTGCGCTGGCTGCGGGTAACGGCCCAGCAAGGCCAGCAACAGTTCGTCCTGTTCGACCAACGCTGGAGCAATGCCCCGGCCAGCCTCGATCAGCCGCTTCAGCTTGACCCCATGCTGCAGGACGGCAGCCTGACTCTGCTGGTCGAGACCGGCGATGCCGCTCCCTACCCCTTCGGCGGCGGCAACCAGACACAGCAGCTGTTCTCCTTCGAGCTGGACAACCGGCCACCACAGCTGACGGTACTGAGCCGCTCCCACAATCTCACTCAGGGCGGTAGCGGCCTGCTGCTGTTCCGCGCCTCGGAACCGGTGAGCGATTGCGGCCTGCAAATCGGCGAGCGCTTTTTTCCCGCCTTTCAACAACCCTCGGGTGACTATCTGTGCCTGTTCAGCTATCCCCACGATGCCGCCCGTGACAGCGTGCCCCGCCTGGTCGCCAAGGACCGGGCCGGCAATACCGGCAACGGCGGCTTTTATTACCACATCAACCGGCGCACCTTTGCCCAGGACCAGATCGGCATCAGCGACGGCTTTCTGCAGCAGGTCATGCCCCAGTTCCGCCAGCAGTTTCCCGATGCCGCCACCGATCTCGACCTGTTCCTGCGCGTCAACCGCGAATTGCGACCGGCCAACCGCCAGCGTCTGATCGAGCTGTGCGGCAACAGCAGCAGCCAACCCCTGTGGCAGGGGCCCTTTCTGCGCCAACCCAACGCCGCCACCCGCGCCACCTTCGGTGATGTGCGCTCCTATCTGTACCAGGGCCAGAAAATCGACCAGCAAACCCACATGGGCATTGACCTGGCCTCCACTGCCCAGGCCGAGGTACCGGCCGCCAACAGTGGCCGGGTCGTTTTTGCCGACTACCTCGGCATCTACGGCAACTGCGTGCTGGTTGATCACGGCCTGGGCCTGCACAGTCTCTACGCCCATCTTACCCGCATGGATGTACAGCCCGGCCAGAGCATCGCCCGGGGCCAGATCGTCGGCACCACCGGCGCCACCGGCCTGGCTGGCGGCGATCATCTGCATTACGAAATGATGATCGGCGGGCTGCCGATCAATCCCATTGAGTGGTGGGATCCCAGCTGGATGACCAACAATATCGACAGCAAGCTGCAACAGCTGGCCGGTCAACCCGGCCTCTAG